From a single Lolium rigidum isolate FL_2022 chromosome 7, APGP_CSIRO_Lrig_0.1, whole genome shotgun sequence genomic region:
- the LOC124670129 gene encoding cysteine proteinase inhibitor 10-like: protein MAASASAISLLLLATLAIAAAETTQPLAHGATGGRTTIKDASTNKLVKSLGRFAVAEHNRRLRHGGGSAGNGDPIPVRLAFTAVAAAQKQVVSGVKYYLKVIARERGAGAGGDRPIDAVVVVKAWVKPESRELVSFMPSPK from the coding sequence atggccgcctccgcctccgccatctccctcctcctcctcgccaccctcgccatcgccgccgccgaaacTACGCAGCCGCTGGCTCATGGCGCGACAGGAGGACGGACAACCATCAAGGACGCGAGCACCAACAAGCTGGTAAAGTCCCTGGGCCGCTTCGCAGTGGCCGAACAcaaccgccgcctccgccacggCGGCGGGTCAGCTGGCAACGGCGACCCGATCCCGGTCCGGCTGGCGTTCACCGCCGTGGCTGCGGCGCAGAAGCAGGTCGTCTCCGGGGTGAAATACTACCTCAAGGTCATCGCCCGGGAGCGCGGCGCCGGGGCCGGGGGCGACCGGCCGATCGACGCCGTGGTGGTCGTCAAGGCGTGGGTCAAGCCCGAGTCCAGGGAGCTTGTGTCTTTCATGCCTTCTCCCAAATGA